A single region of the Plantactinospora soyae genome encodes:
- a CDS encoding Bax inhibitor-1/YccA family protein — MKTSNPVLARLGQAAERERAAGYAPAGAYGQPGYGQPYPTADGYPAAPPTVQPMSIDDVVVKTVTLLGITGLSAAAAWVLVPNELVGAAWIGAAVVGLVLGLVISFMRMANPALVIAYAVIEGVFVGMVSKFFESIAGYDGIVLQAVIATFGVFFLMAGLYKVKAIRATPKFIRGVVAAMVGVFAVMLINFVITLTTDIDTGLRSGGPVAIGFSLICIVIASLSFILSFHEVEEGVRMGLPRRYSWIAAFGILVSLVWLYIEILRLLSFFQGDD, encoded by the coding sequence GTGAAGACGTCCAACCCGGTGCTGGCCCGACTCGGCCAGGCGGCCGAGCGGGAGCGGGCCGCCGGGTACGCCCCGGCCGGCGCATACGGACAGCCCGGTTACGGGCAGCCGTACCCGACGGCGGATGGCTACCCGGCCGCGCCGCCCACCGTACAGCCAATGTCCATCGACGACGTCGTCGTCAAGACCGTCACTCTGCTCGGCATCACCGGGCTGTCCGCCGCGGCGGCCTGGGTGCTCGTGCCGAACGAGCTCGTCGGCGCGGCCTGGATCGGCGCTGCCGTCGTCGGGCTGGTGCTCGGCCTGGTCATCTCGTTCATGCGGATGGCGAACCCGGCGCTCGTGATCGCCTACGCGGTGATCGAGGGCGTCTTCGTCGGCATGGTCAGCAAGTTCTTCGAGTCGATCGCCGGGTACGACGGCATCGTCCTGCAGGCGGTGATCGCCACCTTCGGGGTCTTCTTCCTGATGGCCGGGCTCTACAAGGTCAAGGCCATCCGGGCGACGCCGAAGTTCATCCGGGGCGTCGTGGCGGCGATGGTCGGCGTCTTCGCGGTCATGCTGATCAACTTCGTGATCACGCTGACCACCGACATCGACACCGGACTGCGCAGCGGTGGCCCGGTGGCCATCGGGTTCAGCCTGATCTGCATCGTGATCGCGTCGCTCAGCTTCATCCTCAGCTTCCACGAGGTGGAGGAGGGGGTGCGGATGGGGCTGCCCCGCCGTTACTCCTGGATCGCCGCGTTCGGCATCCTGGTCAGCCTGGTCTGGCTCTACATCGAGATCCTGCGACTGCTCAGCTTCTTTCAGGGTGACGACTGA
- a CDS encoding Bax inhibitor-1/YccA family protein: MESSNPVLSRLDDTARVERQVLGAAAARAMTVDDVVVRTIGLLLLTGATGAIAWTFLTEDWAGVAAIGSALAGLVLALVISIRRITNPVVIGVYAILQGVLLGVASRGFEAIYPGIVVQAVVGTFGVFAGMAVLYGLRVLRATPRFTRMVVGALIGVVVLSLVNFAVYLIAGRQALEIYSTTSKVGWLPYVFALVCITVGALTFILDFDLVERGARAGLPTRYAWYCAFGLLVGLIFLYWQILRLISYIRR; this comes from the coding sequence GTGGAAAGTTCCAACCCGGTGTTGAGCCGCCTGGACGACACCGCCCGGGTCGAACGCCAGGTACTCGGCGCCGCCGCCGCCCGGGCGATGACGGTCGACGACGTGGTGGTCCGCACCATCGGGCTGCTCCTGCTCACCGGCGCCACCGGCGCGATCGCCTGGACCTTCCTGACCGAGGACTGGGCCGGCGTGGCGGCGATCGGCTCGGCGCTGGCCGGGCTGGTCCTGGCCCTGGTGATCTCGATCCGCCGGATCACCAACCCCGTCGTCATCGGCGTCTACGCCATCCTTCAGGGCGTGCTGCTCGGCGTCGCGAGCCGGGGTTTCGAGGCGATCTATCCCGGCATCGTGGTGCAGGCCGTGGTCGGCACCTTCGGCGTCTTCGCCGGAATGGCGGTGCTGTACGGGCTCCGGGTACTCCGCGCCACCCCCCGGTTCACCCGGATGGTGGTCGGCGCGCTGATCGGGGTGGTGGTGCTGAGTCTGGTCAACTTCGCCGTGTACCTGATCGCCGGCCGGCAGGCGCTGGAGATCTACAGCACCACCAGCAAGGTCGGCTGGCTGCCGTACGTCTTCGCCCTGGTCTGCATCACGGTGGGCGCGTTGACCTTCATCCTCGACTTCGACCTGGTGGAGCGCGGGGCCAGGGCCGGCCTGCCGACCCGGTACGCCTGGTACTGCGCGTTCGGGTTGCTGGTCGGCCTGATCTTCCTCTACTGGCAGATCCTCCGCCTGATCAGCTACATCAGGCGCTGA
- a CDS encoding uracil-DNA glycosylase codes for MLARAPRASGLAELDAEVSDCFACPRLVAWREEVAEVRRAAFRDQEYWGRPVPGFGPADARIAILGLAPAAHGGNRTGRIFTGDRSGDVLFAALHRAGLANQPTSVASDDGLSLRHTRIAAAVRCAPPDNKPTPVERDTCAPWLHREIELIRPTLRVVVTLGAFAWAAWWPTLRHVYGVRPPTPRPRFGHGAHWSGDAVPQVLGCYHVSQQNTFTGRLTPAMLDEVFTRARRLAGLDELR; via the coding sequence GTGCTCGCCCGCGCACCGCGGGCGAGCGGTCTGGCCGAGCTGGACGCGGAGGTCTCCGACTGCTTCGCCTGCCCCCGCCTGGTCGCCTGGCGGGAGGAGGTCGCCGAGGTCCGGCGCGCCGCCTTCCGGGACCAGGAGTACTGGGGCCGGCCGGTACCCGGCTTCGGCCCCGCCGACGCCCGGATCGCGATCCTCGGCCTGGCGCCGGCCGCGCACGGCGGCAACCGGACCGGGCGGATCTTCACCGGCGACCGGTCCGGGGACGTGCTCTTCGCCGCGCTGCACCGGGCCGGGCTGGCCAACCAGCCGACCAGCGTGGCGTCCGACGACGGGCTGAGCCTGCGGCACACCCGGATCGCCGCCGCGGTCCGCTGCGCGCCGCCGGACAACAAACCCACCCCGGTCGAGCGGGACACCTGCGCGCCCTGGCTGCACCGGGAGATCGAACTGATCAGGCCCACCCTGCGCGTCGTGGTCACCCTGGGCGCCTTCGCCTGGGCGGCGTGGTGGCCGACGCTCCGGCACGTGTACGGCGTCCGCCCGCCCACCCCGCGACCCCGGTTCGGCCATGGGGCACACTGGTCCGGAGACGCCGTACCGCAGGTTCTCGGCTGCTACCACGTCAGCCAGCAGAACACCTTTACCGGACGGCTCACACCGGCAATGCTGGACGAGGTGTTCACCCGGGCGAGGCGCCTGGCCGGGCTGGACGAACTCCGCTAG
- a CDS encoding NAD(P)/FAD-dependent oxidoreductase — protein sequence MNPQRILVVGAGHVGLYAALRLSKKLRSREAEVIVVDPQPHMTYQPFLPEAAAGNISPRHAVVPLRRELRRCTIVAGTVTRVEHARKTATVQPIIGPAREIAYDHIVVAPGSVSRTLPIPGLAERGIGFKTIGEAIFLRNHVLDRLDVAAATTDPDTRRCALTFVFVGGGYAGIEALAEMEDMARDALKYYPELKADDMRWVLVEATLRVLPEVDRDMGAYTVAQLLKRKMDIRLETRLESCVDGLVRLSDGDSFRADTIVWTAGVKPSPMLARTDLPRDERGRVTCVPTLQVVDGEQIVEGAWSAGDCAAVPDLTGPPGTYCSPSAQHAVRQATRMADNIRAVIRGRVPVDYKHKHAGSVASLGLHKGVAQVYGIKLTGLPAWFMHRTYHMSRIPSLNRKVRVVVDWSLAFFLRREVVALGQLHDPREEFVEASAAGSRPGDHRPV from the coding sequence GTGAATCCGCAGCGGATCCTTGTGGTAGGTGCCGGTCACGTCGGGCTGTACGCGGCCCTGCGCCTGTCGAAGAAGCTCCGGTCACGTGAGGCCGAGGTCATCGTGGTCGACCCGCAGCCGCACATGACGTACCAACCGTTCCTGCCGGAGGCGGCGGCCGGCAACATCTCCCCCCGACACGCCGTGGTGCCGCTGCGGCGCGAGCTGCGCCGCTGCACCATCGTCGCCGGTACGGTCACCCGGGTCGAGCACGCCCGGAAGACCGCGACGGTGCAGCCGATCATCGGTCCGGCCCGCGAGATCGCGTACGACCACATCGTGGTGGCGCCCGGTTCGGTGTCCCGGACCCTGCCGATCCCCGGACTGGCGGAGCGGGGCATCGGCTTCAAGACCATCGGCGAGGCGATCTTCCTCCGCAACCACGTGCTGGACCGGCTCGACGTGGCGGCCGCCACCACCGACCCGGACACCCGGCGCTGCGCGCTGACCTTCGTCTTCGTCGGCGGTGGCTACGCCGGCATCGAGGCGCTGGCCGAGATGGAGGACATGGCCCGGGACGCGCTGAAGTACTACCCGGAGCTGAAGGCCGACGACATGCGCTGGGTGCTGGTGGAGGCGACCCTGCGGGTGCTGCCCGAGGTGGACCGGGACATGGGCGCGTACACGGTCGCCCAGCTGTTGAAGCGCAAGATGGACATCCGGCTGGAGACCCGGCTGGAATCCTGCGTGGACGGACTGGTCCGGCTCTCCGACGGCGACAGCTTCCGGGCCGACACCATCGTCTGGACGGCCGGGGTGAAGCCCTCCCCGATGCTGGCCCGGACCGACCTGCCCCGGGACGAGCGGGGGCGGGTGACCTGCGTTCCGACGCTCCAGGTGGTCGACGGTGAGCAGATCGTCGAGGGAGCCTGGAGTGCCGGCGACTGCGCCGCCGTGCCCGACCTCACCGGTCCGCCGGGGACGTACTGCTCGCCGAGCGCCCAGCACGCGGTGCGGCAGGCGACGCGGATGGCCGACAACATCCGGGCGGTGATCCGGGGCCGGGTTCCGGTGGACTACAAGCACAAGCACGCGGGCAGCGTCGCCAGCCTCGGACTGCACAAGGGCGTCGCCCAGGTCTACGGGATCAAGCTCACCGGGCTGCCGGCCTGGTTCATGCACCGGACGTACCACATGAGCCGGATCCCGTCGCTCAACCGCAAGGTGCGGGTGGTGGTGGACTGGAGCCTCGCCTTCTTCCTCCGCCGCGAGGTCGTCGCGCTGGGCCAGTTGCACGACCCCCGGGAGGAGTTCGTCGAGGCGTCCGCGGCGGGCAGCCGGCCGGGCGACCACCGCCCGGTCTAG
- a CDS encoding NAD(P)-dependent oxidoreductase, producing MKLTIFAATGGIGRHLLRQAVSAGHDVTAVVRNPAALRAEQGGVRLVAADLTAPDPAVLADAVDKADAVLSGLGARSIAESGVTSRGTGAMIAAMRARDVRRIVVVSAAPISTVPSVGRPHPPRRDPGEGFLMRNLLSPMIKIILRRPYADLAVMEDLLRDSDLDWTVVRPPRLTDKPLTGTYRTAYGQNLRRGARIPRADVAHYMLRALDQPESVRQAVGIAT from the coding sequence ATGAAACTCACCATCTTCGCGGCCACCGGCGGCATCGGCCGTCATCTCCTGCGGCAGGCCGTCTCGGCTGGTCACGACGTCACGGCGGTGGTCCGGAACCCGGCGGCGCTGCGTGCGGAGCAGGGCGGCGTACGGCTGGTCGCGGCCGACCTCACCGCTCCCGACCCGGCGGTGCTCGCCGACGCCGTCGACAAGGCCGACGCGGTCCTGTCCGGACTCGGCGCACGTTCGATCGCCGAGTCCGGGGTGACGTCGCGGGGCACCGGGGCGATGATCGCGGCGATGCGGGCCCGGGACGTACGCCGGATCGTGGTGGTCAGCGCCGCGCCGATCTCGACCGTGCCCTCAGTGGGCCGGCCCCATCCACCCCGGCGCGACCCGGGTGAGGGGTTCCTGATGCGGAACCTGCTGAGCCCGATGATCAAGATCATCCTGCGCAGGCCCTACGCTGACCTCGCGGTGATGGAGGACCTGCTCCGGGACAGTGACCTGGACTGGACGGTGGTACGGCCGCCGAGACTCACCGACAAGCCGCTGACCGGGACCTACCGCACGGCGTACGGGCAGAATCTGCGCCGGGGAGCCCGGATACCGCGCGCCGACGTGGCGCACTACATGCTCCGGGCGCTCGACCAGCCCGAGTCGGTCCGGCAGGCCGTCGGAATCGCCACCTGA
- a CDS encoding DUF4129 domain-containing protein, whose protein sequence is MWPLAAVAGLLGLAALAAAHSSIGFERIEPPSDILPTLPEQQAAPSAVAGQPSAAPETGPTLPDWIPMVGALLCGAVVLVVLGVVLWALVRDLLRRRKGLARGTGRRSVRSATETAEEVVAALDAGLVDLSDSDADPRKAVIACWVRLEQAAAAAGVERRPGDTPTELVTRLLGADRPVSADVLAAFAEVYREARYATHTVDERMRTQARSALQRLRTELTSTQVAP, encoded by the coding sequence ATGTGGCCGCTGGCCGCCGTCGCCGGACTACTGGGCCTGGCCGCCCTCGCGGCGGCCCACTCGTCGATCGGGTTCGAGCGGATCGAGCCGCCGAGCGACATCCTGCCGACCCTGCCCGAGCAGCAGGCGGCGCCGTCGGCCGTGGCGGGCCAGCCGAGCGCCGCGCCCGAAACCGGGCCGACCCTGCCGGACTGGATTCCGATGGTCGGCGCGCTGCTCTGCGGCGCGGTGGTGCTGGTCGTGCTCGGTGTGGTGCTCTGGGCGCTGGTCCGCGACCTGCTGCGGCGCCGCAAGGGGCTGGCCAGGGGCACCGGTCGCCGGTCGGTCCGATCCGCGACGGAGACCGCCGAAGAAGTGGTCGCCGCGCTCGATGCCGGCCTGGTCGACCTCTCCGACAGCGACGCCGACCCGCGCAAGGCGGTGATCGCCTGCTGGGTCCGGCTGGAACAGGCCGCCGCGGCGGCCGGCGTCGAACGCCGGCCCGGGGACACCCCGACCGAACTGGTGACTCGGCTGCTCGGCGCCGACCGACCGGTCAGCGCCGACGTACTGGCGGCGTTCGCCGAGGTCTACCGGGAGGCGCGGTACGCCACGCACACGGTGGACGAGCGGATGCGCACCCAGGCCCGTTCCGCGCTGCAACGGCTGCGCACCGAACTCACCAGTACGCAGGTGGCCCCATGA
- a CDS encoding dienelactone hydrolase family protein: MGEMVSYRSNGGTSEGYLAVPAAGTTGPAVIVIQEWWGLVPHITSVADRFAEAGFVALAPDLYHGTSTTEPDHAGKLIMGLAMDQAARDIAGAADYLAERPEVVGKVGCVGFCAGGSLALWSATLSERIVATAGFYPVLPWERMSPDWANYAGKTAVIHCSEEDGTSAADGVKAAQRAIEAAGGECALHDYPGTRHAFFNDDRPEVFDQQAAASAWARTLELFRTRLGAAA; encoded by the coding sequence ATGGGCGAGATGGTGAGTTACCGCAGTAACGGCGGAACGAGTGAGGGATACCTCGCGGTACCCGCCGCCGGCACGACCGGGCCGGCCGTCATCGTCATCCAGGAGTGGTGGGGACTGGTGCCACACATCACCTCGGTCGCCGACCGGTTCGCCGAGGCCGGCTTCGTGGCGCTGGCCCCCGACCTCTACCACGGCACCTCCACCACCGAACCGGACCACGCCGGCAAGCTGATCATGGGTCTGGCGATGGACCAGGCCGCCCGGGACATCGCCGGGGCCGCCGACTACCTGGCGGAGCGGCCGGAGGTGGTCGGCAAGGTCGGCTGCGTGGGCTTCTGTGCCGGCGGCAGCCTGGCGCTCTGGTCGGCGACGCTCTCCGAGCGCATCGTCGCGACCGCCGGGTTCTACCCGGTGCTGCCCTGGGAGCGGATGAGCCCGGACTGGGCGAACTACGCCGGCAAGACCGCCGTCATCCACTGCTCCGAGGAGGACGGCACCTCGGCCGCCGACGGGGTCAAGGCGGCTCAGCGGGCGATCGAGGCGGCCGGCGGCGAGTGCGCTCTGCACGACTACCCCGGCACCCGGCACGCCTTCTTCAACGACGACCGCCCGGAGGTCTTCGACCAGCAGGCGGCGGCCAGCGCCTGGGCCCGTACCCTCGAACTCTTCCGGACCCGGCTTGGCGCAGCCGCGTAA
- a CDS encoding acetyl-CoA C-acetyltransferase, whose protein sequence is MSTASPREAVIVATARSPIGRAHKGSLRELRADDLAATIVQAALDKVPQLDPTQIDDLYLGCGLPGGEQGFNLARVVTTLLGLDTVPGATLTRYCASSLQTTRMALHAIRAGEGDIFVSAGVECVSRYVRGNSDGLPPQAQELVGGGWQNPRFDAARARSATRAKGGAPVWENPRLQGGLPDIYLTMGQTAENLAEAYDVSRADMDEFGVRSQNLAEKAIADGFWAREITPVTLPSGEWVDSDDGPRAGVTLDGVTGLKPVFRPDGRVTAGNCCPLNDGAAAVIVMSAERARELEITPLARIVSTGVTALSPEIMGLGPVEASRQALRRAGMTIDDVDLVEINEAFAAQVIPSYRQLDIPLDKLNVMGGAIAVGHPFGMTGARITGTLLNALDWHDKSIGLETMCVGGGQGMAMVLERLS, encoded by the coding sequence ATGTCGACCGCGTCCCCCCGCGAAGCCGTTATCGTCGCGACCGCCCGTTCCCCGATCGGCCGAGCGCACAAGGGGTCCCTCCGGGAACTCCGCGCCGACGACCTTGCCGCCACCATCGTCCAGGCGGCGCTGGACAAGGTGCCGCAACTCGACCCGACGCAGATCGACGACCTCTACCTCGGTTGCGGTCTGCCCGGCGGCGAACAGGGCTTCAACCTGGCCCGCGTGGTAACCACCCTGCTCGGCCTGGACACCGTCCCCGGCGCCACCCTCACCCGGTACTGCGCCTCGTCCCTCCAGACCACCCGGATGGCGCTGCACGCGATCCGGGCCGGCGAGGGCGACATCTTCGTCTCGGCCGGGGTCGAGTGCGTCTCCCGGTACGTCCGGGGCAACTCCGACGGTCTTCCGCCGCAGGCACAGGAGCTGGTCGGCGGCGGTTGGCAGAACCCGAGGTTCGACGCGGCACGGGCCCGGTCGGCGACCCGGGCCAAGGGCGGCGCCCCGGTCTGGGAGAACCCCCGGCTCCAGGGCGGACTGCCGGACATCTACCTGACGATGGGCCAGACCGCGGAGAACCTGGCCGAGGCGTACGACGTCAGCCGGGCCGACATGGACGAGTTCGGCGTACGCAGCCAGAACCTCGCCGAGAAGGCCATCGCCGACGGCTTCTGGGCTCGGGAGATCACCCCGGTCACGCTGCCCTCCGGCGAGTGGGTCGACTCCGACGACGGCCCCCGGGCGGGCGTGACCCTGGACGGGGTGACCGGGCTCAAGCCGGTGTTCCGGCCCGACGGTCGGGTCACCGCCGGCAACTGCTGCCCGCTCAACGACGGTGCCGCCGCCGTGATCGTGATGAGCGCGGAGCGGGCCCGCGAGCTGGAGATCACTCCGTTGGCCCGGATCGTCTCCACCGGGGTGACCGCGCTGTCCCCGGAGATCATGGGACTCGGTCCGGTCGAGGCGTCCCGGCAGGCGCTCCGCCGGGCCGGCATGACCATCGACGACGTCGACCTGGTCGAGATCAACGAGGCGTTCGCGGCCCAGGTGATCCCGTCGTACCGGCAGCTCGACATTCCGCTGGACAAGCTCAACGTGATGGGCGGCGCGATCGCCGTCGGCCACCCGTTCGGGATGACCGGCGCCCGGATCACCGGCACCCTGCTGAACGCGCTGGACTGGCACGACAAGTCCATCGGGCTGGAGACCATGTGCGTGGGCGGCGGCCAGGGCATGGCGATGGTGCTGGAGCGGCTGAGCTGA
- a CDS encoding AAA family ATPase: MKDADQVTTFDVGRLAHAVLDQVGTVVVGKRDALELVLAGILAGGHVLLEDLPGLGKTLTARSFAQALGLDFRRLQFTPDLLPADVTGSFLYDQRTADFTFRAGPVFTNLLLADEINRTPPKTQAALLEAMQEKQVSVEGVTYRLDPPFHVIATANPIEYEGTYPLPEAQLDRFLLRVSFGYPTADEEWDVLRRRMNRRQEEAELKPVVDANLLRAMQAALENVVVEDSIGRYIVALTAATREHASVLVGASPRGSLGLLLLARAKAAFANRDYVIPEDVKAVAVPVLAHRITLRPEMWLRRVDPSFVVNEVLDSTPAPASGALPSYAARPAGALSP; encoded by the coding sequence ATGAAAGACGCGGACCAGGTCACCACCTTCGACGTGGGGCGGCTCGCGCACGCGGTGCTGGACCAGGTCGGCACGGTGGTGGTGGGCAAGCGGGACGCCCTGGAACTGGTGCTGGCCGGAATCCTGGCCGGCGGGCACGTACTGCTGGAGGACCTGCCGGGACTCGGCAAGACGCTGACCGCCCGCTCGTTCGCGCAGGCGCTCGGGCTCGACTTCCGCCGGTTGCAGTTCACCCCGGACCTGCTCCCCGCCGACGTCACCGGCTCCTTCCTCTACGACCAGCGCACCGCCGACTTCACCTTCCGGGCCGGGCCGGTCTTCACCAACCTGCTGCTCGCCGACGAGATCAACCGCACCCCGCCGAAGACCCAGGCGGCACTGCTGGAGGCGATGCAGGAGAAGCAGGTCTCGGTGGAGGGTGTCACCTACCGGCTGGACCCGCCGTTCCATGTGATCGCCACCGCCAACCCGATCGAGTACGAGGGCACGTACCCGCTGCCGGAGGCACAGCTCGACCGCTTCCTGCTCCGGGTCTCGTTCGGCTACCCCACCGCCGACGAGGAGTGGGACGTGCTGCGCCGCCGGATGAACCGCCGCCAGGAGGAGGCGGAGCTGAAACCGGTGGTCGACGCCAACCTGCTCCGGGCGATGCAGGCGGCCCTGGAGAACGTGGTGGTGGAGGACTCGATCGGCCGCTACATCGTCGCGCTGACGGCGGCCACCCGGGAGCACGCCTCGGTGCTGGTCGGGGCCTCGCCCCGGGGCTCGCTCGGCCTGCTGCTGCTGGCCCGGGCGAAGGCCGCGTTCGCGAACCGCGACTACGTGATCCCCGAGGACGTCAAGGCGGTGGCGGTGCCGGTGCTGGCACACCGGATCACGCTGCGGCCCGAGATGTGGCTGCGCCGCGTCGACCCGTCGTTCGTGGTGAACGAGGTCCTGGACTCCACGCCCGCGCCGGCCAGCGGCGCGCTGCCCAGTTACGCCGCCCGACCCGCCGGGGCGCTATCGCCATGA
- a CDS encoding DUF58 domain-containing protein → MTEPYVRPAVPGQRRAGSTGVPDEAAPTWTPTPALRRAVLLTGLFLVAGALLGRVDLVVLATPFALGTVYALRRRPSLAPELAIAVDDNNLVEGSPLVGAIGVGNRDEVGYDLVMIRAVVSKWLRIDRVAFSAGDVEPDTVVVDTPARGGTPEPEQPARRSATDRPYGFTVPAGTISDLELRGETLRWGRHSVGPVAVRAAACDGLLVSQTLLSDARAVPVYPVTEPFDADQAMPRAAGLVGGHRSRRPGEGGELAGVRIFGPGDRLRRIDWRVSLRARQLHVAAMLSDRDAEVVLLLDVLAEAGRSGGIRGSASVLDTCVRAAAAIAEHYLHRGDRVSLLEYGPSARRLRPATGRRQYLTLLEWLLDVRVEQSPHEPYDQVFGPQLLSSNALVVVFTPLVDGRSAKMLARLARSGRFVVAVDTLPPSATPPARGQWTDVAHRLWRLDRDNTIGQLREHGVPVVTWAGAGSLDLVLRDVARLASAPRPALR, encoded by the coding sequence ATGACCGAACCGTACGTGCGGCCCGCCGTACCCGGGCAGCGCAGGGCCGGGTCGACCGGCGTACCCGACGAGGCGGCGCCGACCTGGACCCCGACCCCGGCGCTGCGCCGGGCGGTACTGCTGACCGGGCTGTTCCTGGTGGCCGGAGCACTGCTCGGGCGGGTCGATCTCGTCGTGCTGGCCACGCCGTTCGCGCTCGGCACCGTGTACGCGCTCCGGCGGCGTCCCTCGCTCGCGCCGGAGCTGGCGATCGCGGTCGACGACAACAACCTGGTCGAGGGGAGCCCGCTGGTCGGCGCGATCGGCGTGGGTAACCGGGACGAGGTCGGCTACGACCTGGTCATGATCCGTGCCGTGGTGTCGAAGTGGCTCCGGATCGACCGGGTGGCCTTCAGCGCCGGGGACGTCGAACCGGACACCGTCGTGGTCGACACCCCGGCCAGGGGCGGTACGCCGGAGCCGGAGCAACCGGCCCGGCGGAGCGCCACCGACCGCCCGTACGGCTTCACGGTGCCGGCCGGCACCATCTCCGACCTCGAACTGCGTGGCGAGACGCTGCGCTGGGGCCGGCACTCGGTCGGCCCGGTCGCCGTCCGGGCCGCCGCCTGCGACGGGCTGCTGGTGAGCCAGACGCTGCTCAGCGACGCCCGCGCGGTGCCGGTCTATCCGGTCACCGAGCCGTTCGACGCCGACCAGGCCATGCCCCGGGCGGCCGGACTGGTCGGTGGACACCGGTCCCGTCGCCCCGGCGAGGGCGGCGAGCTGGCCGGGGTCCGGATCTTCGGGCCCGGCGACCGGCTGCGCCGGATCGACTGGCGGGTCTCGCTGCGGGCCCGGCAACTGCACGTCGCCGCGATGCTCTCCGACCGGGACGCGGAGGTGGTGCTGCTGCTCGACGTACTGGCCGAGGCCGGTCGCTCGGGTGGCATCCGGGGCAGCGCCTCGGTGCTGGACACCTGCGTCCGGGCCGCCGCCGCGATCGCCGAGCACTACCTGCACCGTGGCGACCGGGTGTCGCTGCTCGAATACGGCCCGTCCGCCCGTCGGCTGCGCCCGGCAACCGGCCGCCGGCAGTACCTGACCCTGCTGGAATGGCTGCTCGACGTCCGGGTGGAGCAGTCGCCGCACGAGCCGTACGACCAGGTCTTCGGCCCGCAGCTGCTCTCCTCCAACGCCCTGGTGGTGGTCTTCACCCCGCTGGTGGACGGCAGGTCGGCGAAGATGCTGGCCCGGTTGGCCCGGTCCGGCAGGTTCGTGGTGGCGGTGGACACGCTGCCCCCGTCGGCCACCCCGCCGGCCCGGGGCCAGTGGACCGACGTGGCGCACCGGCTCTGGCGACTGGACCGGGACAACACCATCGGCCAGCTCCGCGAGCACGGCGTACCGGTGGTCACCTGGGCCGGCGCCGGCAGTCTCGACCTGGTGCTCCGGGACGTGGCCCGGCTCGCCTCCGCACCCCGGCCCGCGCTGCGGTGA
- a CDS encoding TetR/AcrR family transcriptional regulator encodes MSRAETTRERILAAASTVIREQGLAHTTTKEIARVAGYSEATLYKHFQGKEDLFLAVLRIRLAPFIGLMVRLPEKAGTGTVPAHLTELGHEMLRVYEDSGQLAMALFAEPVLLERQRAAFSRMGGGPQHANALFAEYLRRERQLGRIAPTANPVALANLFLGACFHRAFLVAFLGPTGRDQLLEHDPDRFVEELVAAIPYGPTPPAGERSETASHLAPW; translated from the coding sequence ATGAGTCGAGCCGAGACGACCCGGGAGCGCATCCTGGCCGCCGCGTCCACGGTGATCCGGGAGCAGGGCCTCGCGCACACCACCACGAAGGAGATCGCCCGGGTCGCCGGCTACTCCGAAGCCACCCTCTACAAGCACTTCCAGGGCAAGGAGGACCTCTTCCTGGCGGTACTGCGGATCCGGCTCGCCCCGTTCATCGGGCTGATGGTCCGGCTGCCCGAGAAGGCCGGCACCGGGACCGTACCGGCGCACCTGACGGAGCTCGGCCACGAGATGCTCCGGGTGTACGAGGACTCCGGTCAGCTCGCCATGGCCCTGTTCGCCGAACCCGTGCTGCTCGAACGACAGCGCGCGGCGTTCAGCCGGATGGGCGGCGGACCGCAGCACGCGAACGCCCTGTTCGCCGAGTACCTCCGGCGGGAGCGGCAACTCGGCCGGATCGCCCCGACGGCGAACCCGGTGGCGCTGGCCAACCTCTTCCTCGGCGCGTGCTTCCACCGGGCCTTCCTCGTCGCCTTCCTGGGTCCGACCGGTCGCGACCAGCTCCTCGAGCACGATCCGGACCGGTTCGTCGAGGAACTGGTCGCGGCGATCCCGTACGGCCCCACCCCGCCGGCCGGGGAACGATCCGAAACGGCCTCGCACCTCGCCCCCTGGTGA